In Glycine soja cultivar W05 chromosome 10, ASM419377v2, whole genome shotgun sequence, the genomic stretch GATTCTCTCACTAATAAGATTTACCCaccttccccccccccccactcaTATGTGAAGGCAGTGTTATTTCACATCGTTGTATCAACTTTATGAGTTAAGTGAAAAAGTGTTTAACTCTTCTAAACTTTTTGTAAATAGGCaatctaaagtttaattttatactaattgatccttatattttatcttgtttGCTAATAGACATTATAAACTTTAATTTCATTCCAATTGATCTTAATCTTTACTCTTTTTGCAAATAGACACCTTACTTTTAATTCTATCTccattaattcttaaaatttatctcttttataaATAGTTATTGTAACACCTCGACTTTTAGACattaaaatattacttgaaaactcttttatttaatttattttagaaatatgtGTTACAATATTTAACTGCTACTTATCATTAGTAAAactttttcatgtattttttttttgttattttcttaaaaacaatGTGTCAATTGGAAACAATAAACATTtacattgaattaaaataaactccGATATAGAATAACTTAGtctttatacataaataaataacatcagTAATGTCACAAAAGAAATAATACGAACACAACCCATGATaatatgaaagtaagcaaaatcaatttttacatCTTTGCTTCAACAAAATACATATATGTGGAGAAACCTCTCTTaaaatacatcaaaatcaatgaagAAAACTAGGACTAAAACAGACCACTTATCACACCAAGAGTACTGAACTATCTAAGATGCGTCCTTAGAAGAATCTCACTCTCCTTCTCAGACGTCTTCTCCAATTGCCTCTGAAGCTCTCGGTACTCCTCAATCTCCTAAGGCAACATGTTCGTATGGTCTCCTTAGTCCTCTATAACCTTGACTGGGTGCACTTGTTCCACGTTATATTGATGAATGTTGCCCCACCCATTGTACTCCACTGGAGTCAATAGGAATTCCAAATCATGGCATGGCTCTTCTAgcaataattatcataatatcAAAGCTTTGTGCGAGTGGTGAATTCCATGGGATATAGCAAGTCAATGTATGGTCAATAATGGGCATTGTATTCGGTTTATCTATTGGCACTATGTGGACTCAAGTATGGCAGACGTAACATGTGGTCCATGTAATAGTGCATGGCAATACCTGCTTACTCTACAAGCTACACCAAGCCCGCCAGTGTACTCGACATCTTCAATACTTGAAAGTTGTTGGTTGTAGGGGTGACTCCTCTACTCCTCAAATGCCACAAACACACAATAGTCAAACAAGGACAAGATGCAACCTAATTAACCACTATGCATGGTTTCTCTAAGTAAACAACACTCTCGAGATCCTAAGTGCATTACTAACACACTTCTCACCTGCCACCAATCCTCCCAGGCCTTGATGGTCTGACATAATCATGTGGATAATAGTCGAGAGTGATTGCCACATACAGATACATCGCACACTAATCCCAAGCTCCCAACTCAAAGAGCATAGTCTTAAAGCCCATCAAGAGTAGCAAAGTGAGGCTTGTGAGTTACCCATGCCAAATGAGTACACCAAATGCTAGATAGTCACAACTTGTTAATTCCCCTAAGTTCTTGAACCCCATTTGTCCACTATACCCTAGTGTATCTCTCTCCATCATCCATTTTCGCAACATAACCTCACTTTCTCATGAAGAAAATAGAACCACTGATTCCCTGCTCTCTCTCCAATCCTCTTGACTTTTGTCACTGCATTGCGTACATAGCCCTTGTGTCACGTGCATTAACAAACAcgtacaaacaaacaaacaagaaagagAGATAAGGCTCAAGCCTGTATACTACTCTTAGGGAATCAATCGTGGTCCCTTAAGCGGTAGAAACCACTTGTCACACAAAACAATCGGACAACATAACGGCTATGATTACAGCCATCTAACAATCATAACAAACAAATTTGTCGAGGATCAAACACCCTCGAACCTAAACCACATCACAtgcaaataaaataacaatatacaAATACagatacatacacacacacacacacacacacacatatgtagcaaaatataaatttgaatgccacaaatataatttgttgaAATTCACACTCTGTCGGTCTTACCTTTTaccaataattattattattatacatgcatgtatctaattaattttatcagcGGATAATCATCACAATTTCCAAAGCAGACATCAATCATCAGATTTTGCAGTTTATCCCAACAATAATATAACAGTTAAATCAAGAAGTGGAAAGACCCTCTTACCTTGAATGAATTTACATGAAATGACTCAAATGAACAAAGAGCTTAGGTCCTTGATGTCTCAAACTTctaagaatgaaaatgaaattttgaaacCATGAATGAGAAGCTTGCACGAATTTGGTAAGGAAAacaagaagagaaagaagattAAGGGCTCCTTACCTAAGCTTTGATGGAATAAATATCAGGACTATGGAgcttagaagaagaagaaaatggtggTCTCTTCCTCCTTGAAGGTCTCATGCAAGAAGGAGAGAATGAAGGGTTCAAGTTGTGATTTTTAAGAGCAAATTGTGAGAGATGATGAGATATGATGCAAAGCTAGTGATGTATTCAATTGACAAGCTTGAATGACCATTGTATAGGCCATGGGGGGATGTGCACCAGCTTACCATACGTGGATGGTTTAGCTTTTGAATTTTTAGAAGGAAATGACTAAAGTAGACATAGACAAAAAATGGAGTGAAtagacaatttagtccctgagattgtacctattttgcatattagtccctaacttaatgttaaattcaaaatagtccctatctttgcataaatgttgcaaaatagtccttctgttaaattttaaagtgacgttgttagtgaggtcaattttagtgccacgtggattatccaacgtggcactaaaggatgacgtggcatgGCACGTGGACGTGCCTCCTAAAAGATGCcatgtcatttgatgataacaaaacgaataaataggcaatttagtccctagctttgtacccctgttgcatattagtccctaacttaatgacaaattcaaaatagtccctatcttttgcataagtgttgcaaaatagtccctaacttaaaagATGCCCGAAATTGTGCTTAAAGTGTCCATGCATTGCGAAGGTTATGCCTTGCACGATTTCTGACGGCGCAGATTTCTCCTTGGATTCCTTGTCATCTTTTTattcctctggttttttctcttcttctttcttttcttcttcctcttcttttttctcctccactttgttttcctctggttttttctcttcctattcagaacacaacaaaaatcaaaacccggaatgatacattgatggtaattgaaggaaaaaaaaaggaaaagagaatggTTATGCAGACCTCTCCCATGGGTGTTGACGGCTACAGAGATAAGGTTGTTGCTGtggatttttggttctttttatttgtgcaatTGTGTGTGAGTTCTTTTTCGTATATATGCCTCAATTGGTTCAGAACCATCAAATTTGAAGAAGCCACTCattctatcatcatcaaatgacgtgacactaaaattgacctcactaacagcgttactttaaaatttaacggaaggattattttgcaacacttatgcaaaagatagggactattttgaatttttcattaagttagggactaatatgcaacaagggtacaaagtcagggactaaattgcctatttactcgttttgttatcatcaaatgacctGACATCTTTTAAGAAGCACGTCCACATGTCATACAACGTCATCCTTTAGTGTCACATTGGATAGTCTACAttgcactaaaattgacctcactaacaatgttactttaaaatttaacgaaaggactattttgtaacacttatgcaaagatggggactattttgaatttaacattaagttagggactaatatgcaaagtgagtacaatctcagggactaaattgtttATTCACTCGACAAAAATGGTATGAATTGCTTTTTGCCAAAAGTGGTGAGTCCTATATTAAATGTCTAGATTAATGTGCTAACTTCCTAGATTATCATGTTAATCTCCTTAGGGATACGTGTATTCAGAGTAAACCTCACACACAATCTACTCACACTGAGACAAATTACACTATGACTCAATGAGCAATGTAATTATTGCATAGATGGAAATCAatctcaaacaatttttttttctttgtcaagCTTCACTAAACTAATCACATACCTATATAACAAAGAATAAATCttaataacttatttatttatctcttgttcatttattagttttgtttttctaaatcACTTTTCCAAACATTAcaagataataaaatttataattaaaaatatcaaataaagacCTTTTGGTTGTTtcttattatttactttttataaatccatattttgttatatttcaatatatgaagtaatgaattgtaaaaaaagaaaataaaaaaagagattattaaatgattgatatttaaaatcaatactTAACTCTAACttgatagaaatataaaaaggacaaattttaaagtttaaggtgtttatttgtaaaaaaaaatgtaaagttgAAGGATCAAATagaacaaaattaaagtttatggTATCTATTTGcaataaatgagataaaatttaaggatcaattAGGATAAAATTGAAGTTTATGATGTCGTCAGAGCTCATCAGAGTAGCAAAGTGAGTCTTGTGAGTTACCCGCGCCAAATGAGTGTACCAAATATTAGATAGTCACCATTCGTTAATTTTCCTACGTTCTTCGAACCTCTCTGCCCACTATACCTTAGTGGATCTCTCTCCATCATCAATTTTCTCAACGTAACCTCACTTTCTCACAGAAGAAAATAGAATCATTGGTTCCTTGTTTTCTCTTGAATCCTCTTGACTTCTGTCACTGTATCGCGTACATAGCTTTTGTGTCGCATGCATTAACAAACAcgtacaaacaaacaaacaaaaaagagagatgATGCTCAGGCCTGCATATTACTCTTAGGGAATCAATCGTGGTCCCTTAAGCAATAGAAACCACTTGTCACACAAAACAATCAGACAACATAACGACTATGATTACAACCATCTAATAATCATAACAAACAAATTTGTTGAAGATCAAGCACCCCGAATCTAAACCACAACACgtacaaataaaataacaatatgcatacacacacataatatgcacacacacacacacatataaattTGAACACCACAGATATAATTTGTCGGAATTCACTATCGATTTTACCATTtaccaataataaaaataattatacatgcATGCATCTCAGTAATTTTATCAAAGGAGAATCATCACAATTTCCAAAGCAAACATCAGTCATCAGATCTTGCAGTTTATCTAAACAATAATATAGCAGTTAAATCAAtagtttcaaaaaataaataattctaaagtAAGTTATCTTGAGGCACAAATCCCAATGTTAGGTTGTCTACTATCTAAAATTACATTGTCactcatttttaatttacaaagttTCACTCCTAACTTATTTTCAGtgttcttgatggtttttcatgAATCTTATATGCTACCCTATATTTTCACACCTCAAAAACTCCTTTTCGaggttaaaattttaagaaaaatagtccATACAACTATAATAATCAATTCAATTTCGTGACAGATTTCTATTCTACAAAATGTCTTTCAACTTATTttattcataacttttgctagaaaactccaatttaagtgaaatttaaggCTAATCCTAAGTTTTAACACCCAAAGAACTCATTTCTAACCTTAAAATTTCCATAAAAAACAGCATATCCTCTAGTTCCAAACAAGGCAGTAGCTACGAATATTTGAACATCAAAACAACATGCAATGAAGCCTAACTTCTAAATACAACAAGGTTATGATTCAAGAAGTGGAAAGACCCCCCTTACCTTGAATGAAGTTACCCAAAATGACTCAAATGAACAAAGAGCTCAGGTTCTTGATGCCTCAAACTTctaagaatgaaaatgaaattttggaacCATGAATGAGAAGCTTGTACGAATTTGGTAAGGAAAacaagaagagaaagaagattAAGATCTCCTTACCTAAGCTTTGATGGAAGAAATATCAAGACACTACTACTATGGAGCTtggaagaagaataaaatggtGGTCTCTTCCTCCTTGAAGGTCTCATGCAAGAAGGAGAGAATGAAGGGTCTAAGTTGTGATTTAAGAGCAATTTGTGAGAGATGATGGGAAATGATGCAAAGCTAGTGATGTGTTCAATTGACAAGCTTGAATGACCATTGTATAAGCCATAGGGGATGTGCACCAGCTTGTAATACATGGATGGTTTTATTTTTGAATCTTTAGCAAGAAATGACTAATGTAGATATAGCCAAAAatggtaaaaattattttttgccaAAAGTGGTGAATCTTATCTTAAACGTCTAGATTAATGTGTTAACTTTCTAGATTATTGTACTAATCTTCCTAGGGATATGTGTACTCAAAGTAAACCTCATACAAATTCTACTCACAAAGAGATAAATTACATTGTGACTCAATGCGCAGTGTAATTCTTGGATAGATGGAAATCTAGttcagacaatttttttttgtcaagctTCACTAAAGTATTCACGTACCTATATAAGAAAGAATAAAtctcaataatttatttattttaactcttgttcatttattagttttgtttttataaatcacTTTTCCAAACATTAcaagataataaaatttagaattaaaaattaccAAATAAAGACCTTTTGGTTGTTtcttattatttactttttataaatccacattttgttatatttcaatatatgaAGAAATgaactgaaaaaagaaaataaaaaaagattattcaatgattgatatttaaaataaatatttaactctaacttgatagaaatataaaaaggaaaaattttaaagtttaaggtgtttatttgtaaaaaaaaaaaaatatgtaaagttTAAGGATCAATTagaacaaaattaaagtttatggTATCTATTTGCAATAAATGGaataaaatttaaggatcaattaggataaaattaaagtttttgatGTCTATTTGCAAAAGAGTTGAAGTTTAAGGAGGTTAAATATTGTATTCCCAAGACATAAAAATAATCCTTAAGACAAATGCATTAGATACttgaatgaataattttattgttaataataatCTCAAACATAATTACCTGCAGCAAAAAATACATGTGatctagataaaaaaaaatgccacATGAAATTTGTAATCTTTAATTAGCATTATTACCAAAtacttaaaagataaataattatgagTCATGATTATAATAGTtaacaaatttgattaaaaataatagatttgattaatataatgcattttactaaatttttaaattaataaaaaatacataggtattagttttgaaaatttagtaaaatgcataatattttttaattccatTTCTTCTTACGCTATCATTTATCAAGCTCCTCTAAAGTGTATCTAGtactttaaagaaaaaagtacTTACATCTCAATCTTTCATTATATTAATGGTTCatatattttcaattcatttaaaattgtcAACTAAATATAGTTTGtacaacataaaattaaattttggtgataatttcaaattagttggaaataattagtttttactctctaaaGTGCAGCCTGCATTTCAGATGAGTCCATTCTAAAACATGTATTCAACAATGTATAATGATAACTAATTAACAAGTACAATAAATAAAGTGTACAATATATGCCAAACCCTCGATTAAAAAGAGATTTTCAAGAAGGAGATACTCGCATAAACCCTCGACtattaaagaaatgaaaaatcctaaacagaaattaaaataaaaaataacgtgttacaattgtggaaaacaaggccacattagcaaatattgtaggttaaagaaaaaattgagaaatctTAACCTAGAACCAGCCATTGAAGAGCAGATTAATAATTTGCTAATAGAAACTTCAGAGGAAGAAACAAAAGCTTCATCCTCCATACTCTCTGATGAAAACCTCAACATAATTCAACAAGATGACTAACTATCATCGATGGATGATGAGAGGCAAATTAACACTCTAACAAGAGAACAAGATCTCTTGTTTGAGGCAATCAACTCCATACCTGACCCCCAGGAAAAGAAGGTTTTCctggaaaaattgaaaaaaactttAGAAACAAAACCTAGACAAAAAGGTTTcatcacaaataataaattggACATTAGTAACATATTCAAAAGACTAGAAAATACTTCAGCAAAACCAACCACAATCCAGGATCTCCAAacagaaattaataatttaaaaggaGAAGTTAAAGAACTTCGccaacaacaagaaattcatcaaatCATCCTTTCCCAACTTGAGGAAAATAGTGATTCTAAGAGTAccaaaaaagatgaagaaaatgaaaatctaGAAGATGAaatgtttatgggattaatcaacaagattaaaatcctAAATTTTTACATAAACATCAAGATCATTATTAATGATTTCGTCTTAGATACTATGACCCTATTTGATACAGGGACTGATTCAAACTGTATTTTAGAAGGATTAGTTGCCacaaaattctttgagaaaacctcaGAAAAATTAAGCACAACAAatggctcaaaattaaaaattaattttaaattatcaaatgcaattattgaaaatcaaaacCTTAGAATTAACACAAATTTTCTTCTggtaaaaaaccttaagaatGAAGTAATCCTAGGTACTTCCTTTATTAGAGCTCTTTTCCCCCTTCAAATATCTAAAGAAGGAATAACTACAATTCAATTTTTCTACAAAACCAATCTCTAGAAATATTAATcttatagaaaacaaaattaaccaaattaacttcttaaaagaagaagtatctTTTAATAACATCCAAATACAACGGGAAAAACCCCAGATAAgggaaaaaaattcaatctttattaCAACATATTGAATCAATTGTATGTTCCGATCTGCGACATGCATTTTGGGATAGAAAGAAACATATTGTTGACCTTCTCTATGAGAAAGACTTTAGGaaaaaacaaattcccacaaaagccaAACCAATTCAGATGAATGAGGAACTTCTTCAATACTGTCAAAAGGAAATCAAGGATCTGCTTGACAAAGGCTtaatcaagaaaagaaaaaacccaTGGTCTTGTGTGGCTTTCTATGTCAATAAACAAGCTGAGCTTGAGTGGGGTACACTTCGCTTAGTCATAAACAAGCTTTCTATGTCAATAAACAAGCTGAGCTTAAGGCGGTAACTGATGTGAAATTTAAGGTACTTGGTCATTTTTTTTGTCCAGAATGAGTAACTGATCcggtataaaaataatattttttagtttttattagaaaaaaatttaaattagggAGGCAGAgttaaacacaatgaaatttaaagaattcattaaaaaaacaatgagaTTTAAAGAGAACCTAATAATACAAcagcattaaaaaattaatattgtgtGTGTTACATTTACCTTCCATCTCATTGAACTTAGATCATTTAATCTTATTGAGAACCATGATATTTCATATTACAtgcgaaaaaaaaaagaaattttttatcaaataaatctCACTTTGTTTAGTTTTAGAATTCACtgatgatatttgataaaaaaaattgtctctgTGTCTtctattaaatacattttttataactGCTTTTCTTTTAGCATTaagatcctttattttttttttcaatgaacAATTTATTGAATTTATCGATTGAATTGAAATGGTTGTTTTGGAAATCATtcgattatttttataaattgttgaatcttttttgttttcactcAATTCATCtatctttttgaatttaaatttaataacagTCAAATAATGGATCTCACATGTTGATTTATACTTAAAAGTATGGTTGTTAAAATCAGACCGGACCGGTTAAATCGAGAATTGGAAGAACTTGATAATTGATCTGTTTACAAATCGGTCAAAATATTGATAAATCGGCCTAAACTGGAAAAACTAGTGCTCGCCCAGTTttaaatggttttcaaaaattacattatacATTATGCATATCGGGAGTTCCTACTTCTAACATGTATAGTAATAGCATCTCAAAGTCAAATTGTAACCCATTCAAGAGCATAATAGTGGAACCCGCTTCAATTGAAAGTTGCTTGTTGTAGCACTGGTTGTTCTTCATGCAAAGTGGGTCAGAGCATggcaaaataatattaaaaaataaataaggaagTGACCTTAAAAAAcgtgagaaagaaagaaatgtgGGATTGATTTGAGaaactttaataaattttttagttgaaGTAGAACTTTGATTGAGttgtttaaagtaaaaaatgtcATGTGATATCATAAAGAAATGTGAAATATTGTTCACAAAAAACTTTGATAGGTTTATTGGTTGAAGTTAAGTGGCTTTCGTTTTAATGCATTGTACAATGTAAAATATTGACAAATCCTGAAAAAGTAAATATCCTGTCGCATAAAAAGTAGCATAAACAAGAACTTATTTTTTCCTGTGAGATCATATCATATGGCAACCATAAttgataaaagaagaaaaaaatatttttttaccaggttatgaatatatatatatatatatatatatatatatatatatatatacacacactaaTGCattgtattttactattttttatttggtgtcCAATTGATAGACATCttatataataatgtttttcATGCTTGCATGGTGGGGATAATACTGAACAATATTGAATATAGTGAATATACATATTAAGGATGGGAAGTTTCATTGTGGTCCTTTAAGGGTAGCTAGAGTGCGGTCGTTTGTTGTTATAATAAAAGtggaaaaaatatacaaatttaggtaatattatatttctttttaatatattatattaaatataaaatttttattaccaGTTTAATTacagttaaaaattaaactttgaaCTAATACCTTTATCAGTTGAATGACCAATCTAATTCTAAAAGCTGCTTAAAAGTACTAAGTCTCACTCCCACAAGTTCCCTTCCCAAACTCATTCTCGGTGGCTTAAAATGACCCTTATTAAtcaatcttttatttcttataagataaaaaataaaataaagaaaatgggTAATCTTGGATGAGAATCCTCTACCCACGAGAACCATACATGTCAGGTTCTACCATCCCACACGCGAAGAGTAACAAATGTTGCACAGTTCATGTGTTCCCCCCCGGCCACCACAAAGACAACCTTTTCAAGTTTCACATAACTACTCTTTCATCATATCTCAATATTATATACATAGAATCTAACAAACATGCTAACGGCAACAACAATTTCATCACATGCACGTGCTCCCTCACATTCTCCCTCACCAACCTTAAACGTTTTCTTTTTCAAACAACAAAAGCCTCACCACACTCACAAGACTAACGTGCACTCCCCACAACATATAAGCATCACCACCACCCCTTTCGCTTTTACTCTCTAACATCATAATTAATACtccaattaattaattgttagcATGGCGGAGTCCCAAGGTGAAGGTGGTGGTGACAGTGGCGCTTCTGGAAGCAGGCGTAGAGGCATTGCTTCCAGGCGCGCCATGGCAGCACAAACACAAGATGAAGCAATGGTGGAATCTTCACCCGCAACACCATGTGGGGCATGCAAGTTCTTGAGGAGGAGGTGCATTGAAGGGTGCATCTTTGCACCCCACTTTGGTAATGACCAGGGTGCAGCCAAGTTTGCAGCTGTGCACAAGGTGTTTGGTGCTAGCAATGTGTCAAAGCTCTTGTCCAACATTTCGGTGAACCGCCGCAATGAAGCAGTGACAACAATATCATATGAGGCTCAGGCAAGGTTGTCTGATCCAGTTTATGGTTGTGTCTCCACCATCCTTGCTCTGCAACAGcaggtagtttttttttaaaagaaaaatcatatatgtcttttttatgtatCACTAAAAAATTAGGTTCAGAAAAATTTCTctctcaaattaaaataatatcttataacgaaaaaatgataagttaaaataaaattgacattAAATCAGAATTTAATAGGCATGTATTCCAATTGATCAGAAATcatctaaataattattataagagacaaaaaattat encodes the following:
- the LOC114369408 gene encoding LOB domain-containing protein 20-like, with translation MAESQGEGGGDSGASGSRRRGIASRRAMAAQTQDEAMVESSPATPCGACKFLRRRCIEGCIFAPHFGNDQGAAKFAAVHKVFGASNVSKLLSNISVNRRNEAVTTISYEAQARLSDPVYGCVSTILALQQQVATLQAELAMLQTQLMNSRFAYASALQTTQLQQPNMNAGALQPAYSNNSCASTNLLNLSSFNNNTGFDLEMDTAPSSSSLEPLQLTRLPLCKEEDEEESKTQQAFNHR